The following coding sequences are from one Nymphalis io chromosome 17, ilAglIoxx1.1, whole genome shotgun sequence window:
- the LOC126774903 gene encoding allergen Tha p 1-like, translating to MRTIVVLATVFAAALALPADTYNPKYDSFNAEELVGNDRLLKSFVNCFLDKGACTPEGSDFKRVIPEALRTTCAKCTPKQRQLIRIVVHGIKNKMPKEWNELIQKEDPTGEFRESFNQFISASD from the exons ATGAGGACAATTGTTGTATTGGCAACCGTTTTTGCGGCGGCGCTCGCCCTTCCCGCCGACACGTACAACCCTAAATACGATAGCTTCAACGCTGAAGAACTCGTCGGTAATGATCGTCTTCTCAAGAGCTTCGTGAATTGCTTCCTGGATAAAGGAGCTTGCACACCCGAAGGATCTGACTTCAAAA GGGTAATTCCTGAAGCGCTTCGGACTACATGCGCCAAATGCACCCCAAAACAGCGCCAGCTGATTCGCATTGTTGTTCATGGTATCAAAAATAAGATGCCTAAAGAATGGAATGAGCTTATCCAGAAGGAAGACCCAACGGGCGAGTTCAGGGAATCATTTAATCAGTTCATCAGTGCCTctgattaa
- the LOC126774898 gene encoding uncharacterized protein LOC126774898 yields MSTYIVGFIFALILSAFLIAWIAYCMFCKERHKSEHYQYNVSDLRRKNYEIAQEQQECNTKEVTAGIFMMPSRHKQKEEYTYDKRPDYPEGIVMNPQPRTDKLIEIFNDSPQDTEMRKCVEFDIDSNVRYHSDV; encoded by the exons ATGTCCACTTACATCGTTGGATTCATATTCGCATTAATCCTG tcgGCGTTTCTGATCGCTTGGATAGCGTATTGCATGTTTTGTAAAGAACGACATAAGTCAGAACATTATCAGTACAATGTGTCAGATTTGCGTCGTAAGAATTACGAAATCGCCCAAGAGCAGCAGGAATGTAACACCAAGGAAGTAACAGCTGGTATATTCATGATGCCGTCTCGACACAAGCAGAAAGAAGAATATACTTACGATAAGAGACCAGATTATCCAGAGGGTATCGTTATGAATCCACAGCCTAGAACTGATAAACTGATTGAGATATTTAATGACAGTCCTCAGGACACAGAGATGCGGAAATGTGTCGAGTTCGATATCGACTCAAACGTTCGATACCATAGTGATGTATAA